The Coregonus clupeaformis isolate EN_2021a chromosome 8, ASM2061545v1, whole genome shotgun sequence genome has a segment encoding these proteins:
- the LOC121571854 gene encoding mannosyl-oligosaccharide 1,2-alpha-mannosidase IA isoform X2 translates to MIFKTLAGKTSVVGLRLPQTFIFLLVLGSLGFGALFFLPETSRLKRIFQHNSDSSAVITDSVNGQRAQPISPIGYGLIRAPPLDIGVLRSKSQLSSSNGKQRNNNKGRSQGTVSMEHMSEGDAADNKVHTRGVVVSSRARSPVRVKLRNCMLKPPYGANYGKPSDPESLQRREKVKEMMKFAWDNYKRYAWGENELRPLSRNGNDGRTFGGLRGASIVDSLDTLYIMGLGEEYQEAKEWVENNLNLSVGGEASLFEVNIRYVGGLLSAYYLTGEEVFKRKVVELGRNLLPAFNTPTGIPHGVVNLAGDSRRSTGGDLGRSSVLAEFGTLHLEFVHLSELTKDPIYTEKVMNIRKHLNQLDKPHGLYPNALNPVSGNWEQHYVSIGALGDSFYEYLIKSYLMSDRTDEVAKRMYYAALEAIEKNLVQRSPGGLIYVAEWRGGILDHKMGHLACFSGGMIGIGAEHGSPETRQHQLDLAANITHTCHESYRRTPTKLGPEVFRFDDGAEATAPRVNERHYILRPEVVESYMYMWRLTHDPKYREWGWEALEALERHCRLATGFSGIIDVYGHIIQHDNLQQSFFLAETLKYLYLLFSDDDLLPLKDWVFNTEAHPLPVIPRNCSQKTEDTDRWPA, encoded by the exons ATGATTTTCAAAACGCTCGCAGGTAAAACTTCAGTCGTGGGGCTTCGTTTACCGCAGACATTTATATTCTTACTCGTTCTCGGAAGTCTGGGGTTTGGAGCTTTGTTCTTTTTGCCTGAAACATCTCGTTTGAAACGTATTTTTCAACATAATTCGGACAGCTCGGCAGTTATCACCGACTCTGTGAATGGACAACGTGCACAGCCCATCTCACCCATTGGATATGGGCTCATTAGAGCCCCTCCGTTGGATATTGGAGTGCTACGTTCAAAATCACAACTTTCATCTTCAAATGGAAAACAGAGAAATAATAACAAGGGAAGGAGTCAAGGAACAGTTTCAATGGAACATATGTCTGAAGGTGACGCTGCCGACAACAAGGTGCATACAAGGGGCGTGGTCGTATCGAGTCGCGCGCGCTCACCTGTGAGGGTGAAGTTGAGGAATTGTATGCTGAAACCGCCATATGGCGCAAATTATGGCAAACCTAGTGATCCTGAATCTCTGCAGCGTCGGGAGAAAGTAAAAGAG ATGATGAAGTTTGCTTGGGACAACTATAAGCGCTACGCATGGGGGGAGAATGAGCTGCGACCTCTCTCCAGGAATGGCAATGATGGCAGGACATTTG GTGGTTTAAGAGGTGCCTCTATCGTGGACTCTCTGGATACCCTCTACATTATGGGGCTTGGTGAAGAGTACCAGGAGGCCAAGGAGTGGGTGGAGAACAACCTGAACCTCAGTGTA ggTGGAGAGGCATCTCTGTTTGAAGTGAATATCCGCTACGTGGGTGGCCTGCTGTCTGCCTACTACCtaacaggagaggag gtgtTTAAAAGGAAAGTGGTGGAGCTGGGGAGAAATCTGTTACCTGCCTTCAACACTCCCACAGGCATCCCACATGGAGTTGTCAACCTGGCCGG TGATTCCAGGAGGTCAACCGGAGGGGATTTAGGGAGGAGCAGTGTTCTAGCAGAGTTTGGAACCCTGCATCTGGAGTTTGTTCACCTGTCAGAACTTACCAAGGATCCCATTTATACAGAGAAA GTGATGAATATTAGGAAACATCTGAACCAGCTGGACAAGCCACATGGCCTCTACCCAAATGCTCTCAACCCAGTCAGTGGGAATTGGGAACAGC ATTATGTCTCCATTGGGGCCCTTGGTGACAGCTTCTACGAGTATCTAATAAAATCCTACCTGATGTCAGACAGGACGGATGAAGTTGCTAAAAGGATGTACTATGCTGCTCTGGAG GCAATAGAGAAGAACCTAGTACAGAGGTCTCCTGGGGGGCTGATCTACGTGGCTGAGTGGAGAGGGGGTATACTAGACCACAAAATGGGTCACCTGGCCTGCTTCTCTGGAGGGATGATCGGGATCGGGGCTGAACACGGCAGTCCAGAGACCAGGCAGCACCAACTGGACCTGGCTGCTAATATCACCCATACCTGCCACGAGTCCTACAGACGTACAC CCACTAAACTGGGCCCAGAGGTGTTCCGGTTTGATGATGGAGCGGAGGCCACAGCTCCCAGAGTAAACGAAAGGCATTACATCCTGAGGCCAGAGGTCGTGGAGAGCTACATGTACATGTGGAGACTGACCCATGACCCCAAGTACAGAGAGTGGGGCTGGGAGGCTCTGGAG GCTCTGGAGCGACACTGTCGACTTGCCACAGGGTTCTCTGGTATCATTGATGTCTACGGCCATATAATCCAACACGACAACCTGCAGCAGAGTTTCTTTCTGGCAGAAACACTCAA GTATCTATACCTGCTGTTCTCTGATGACGATCTCCTGCCTCTGAAGGACTGGGTGTTTAACACAGAAGCACACCCTCTACCTGTCATCCCCAGGAACTGCTCTCAGAAGACAGAGGACACAGACCGTTGGCCTGCTTGA
- the LOC121571854 gene encoding mannosyl-oligosaccharide 1,2-alpha-mannosidase IC isoform X1 — MIFKTLAGKTSVVGLRLPQTFIFLLVLGSLGFGALFFLPETSRLKRIFQHNSDSSAVITDSVNGQRAQPISPIGYGLIRAPPLDIGVLRSKSQLSSSNGKQRNNNKGRSQGTVSMEHMSEGDAADNKVHTRGVVVSSRARSPVRVKLRNCMLKPPYGANYGKPSDPESLQRREKVKEMMKFAWDNYKRYAWGENELRPLSRNGNDGRTFGGLRGASIVDSLDTLYIMGLGEEYQEAKEWVENNLNLSVGGEASLFEVNIRYVGGLLSAYYLTGEEVFKRKVVELGRNLLPAFNTPTGIPHGVVNLAGLLAPAKRYAKPTDFSEMGLDLSTPPHPRPFTECEYIGGRLIGPETDGLGHTSVKWLFEKSDSRRSTGGDLGRSSVLAEFGTLHLEFVHLSELTKDPIYTEKVMNIRKHLNQLDKPHGLYPNALNPVSGNWEQHYVSIGALGDSFYEYLIKSYLMSDRTDEVAKRMYYAALEAIEKNLVQRSPGGLIYVAEWRGGILDHKMGHLACFSGGMIGIGAEHGSPETRQHQLDLAANITHTCHESYRRTPTKLGPEVFRFDDGAEATAPRVNERHYILRPEVVESYMYMWRLTHDPKYREWGWEALEALERHCRLATGFSGIIDVYGHIIQHDNLQQSFFLAETLKYLYLLFSDDDLLPLKDWVFNTEAHPLPVIPRNCSQKTEDTDRWPA; from the exons ATGATTTTCAAAACGCTCGCAGGTAAAACTTCAGTCGTGGGGCTTCGTTTACCGCAGACATTTATATTCTTACTCGTTCTCGGAAGTCTGGGGTTTGGAGCTTTGTTCTTTTTGCCTGAAACATCTCGTTTGAAACGTATTTTTCAACATAATTCGGACAGCTCGGCAGTTATCACCGACTCTGTGAATGGACAACGTGCACAGCCCATCTCACCCATTGGATATGGGCTCATTAGAGCCCCTCCGTTGGATATTGGAGTGCTACGTTCAAAATCACAACTTTCATCTTCAAATGGAAAACAGAGAAATAATAACAAGGGAAGGAGTCAAGGAACAGTTTCAATGGAACATATGTCTGAAGGTGACGCTGCCGACAACAAGGTGCATACAAGGGGCGTGGTCGTATCGAGTCGCGCGCGCTCACCTGTGAGGGTGAAGTTGAGGAATTGTATGCTGAAACCGCCATATGGCGCAAATTATGGCAAACCTAGTGATCCTGAATCTCTGCAGCGTCGGGAGAAAGTAAAAGAG ATGATGAAGTTTGCTTGGGACAACTATAAGCGCTACGCATGGGGGGAGAATGAGCTGCGACCTCTCTCCAGGAATGGCAATGATGGCAGGACATTTG GTGGTTTAAGAGGTGCCTCTATCGTGGACTCTCTGGATACCCTCTACATTATGGGGCTTGGTGAAGAGTACCAGGAGGCCAAGGAGTGGGTGGAGAACAACCTGAACCTCAGTGTA ggTGGAGAGGCATCTCTGTTTGAAGTGAATATCCGCTACGTGGGTGGCCTGCTGTCTGCCTACTACCtaacaggagaggag gtgtTTAAAAGGAAAGTGGTGGAGCTGGGGAGAAATCTGTTACCTGCCTTCAACACTCCCACAGGCATCCCACATGGAGTTGTCAACCTGGCCGG actccttgctccggccaaacgctatGCCAAACCCACGGACTTCTCCGAAATgggtctggatctgagtaccccCCCACACCCCCGACCCTTCACCGAATGTGAATACATTGGGggccgtctgattggtccagaaacagATGGGTTGGGACACACGTCGGTAAAGTGGCTGTTTGAAAAATC TGATTCCAGGAGGTCAACCGGAGGGGATTTAGGGAGGAGCAGTGTTCTAGCAGAGTTTGGAACCCTGCATCTGGAGTTTGTTCACCTGTCAGAACTTACCAAGGATCCCATTTATACAGAGAAA GTGATGAATATTAGGAAACATCTGAACCAGCTGGACAAGCCACATGGCCTCTACCCAAATGCTCTCAACCCAGTCAGTGGGAATTGGGAACAGC ATTATGTCTCCATTGGGGCCCTTGGTGACAGCTTCTACGAGTATCTAATAAAATCCTACCTGATGTCAGACAGGACGGATGAAGTTGCTAAAAGGATGTACTATGCTGCTCTGGAG GCAATAGAGAAGAACCTAGTACAGAGGTCTCCTGGGGGGCTGATCTACGTGGCTGAGTGGAGAGGGGGTATACTAGACCACAAAATGGGTCACCTGGCCTGCTTCTCTGGAGGGATGATCGGGATCGGGGCTGAACACGGCAGTCCAGAGACCAGGCAGCACCAACTGGACCTGGCTGCTAATATCACCCATACCTGCCACGAGTCCTACAGACGTACAC CCACTAAACTGGGCCCAGAGGTGTTCCGGTTTGATGATGGAGCGGAGGCCACAGCTCCCAGAGTAAACGAAAGGCATTACATCCTGAGGCCAGAGGTCGTGGAGAGCTACATGTACATGTGGAGACTGACCCATGACCCCAAGTACAGAGAGTGGGGCTGGGAGGCTCTGGAG GCTCTGGAGCGACACTGTCGACTTGCCACAGGGTTCTCTGGTATCATTGATGTCTACGGCCATATAATCCAACACGACAACCTGCAGCAGAGTTTCTTTCTGGCAGAAACACTCAA GTATCTATACCTGCTGTTCTCTGATGACGATCTCCTGCCTCTGAAGGACTGGGTGTTTAACACAGAAGCACACCCTCTACCTGTCATCCCCAGGAACTGCTCTCAGAAGACAGAGGACACAGACCGTTGGCCTGCTTGA
- the LOC121571854 gene encoding mannosyl-oligosaccharide 1,2-alpha-mannosidase IA isoform X3 yields MIFKTLAGKTSVVGLRLPQTFIFLLVLGSLGFGALFFLPETSRLKRIFQHNSDSSAVITDSVNGQRAQPISPIGYGLIRAPPLDIGVLRSKSQLSSSNGKQRNNNKGRSQGTVSMEHMSEGDAADNKVHTRGVVVSSRARSPVRVKLRNCMLKPPYGANYGKPSDPESLQRREKVKEMMKFAWDNYKRYAWGENELRPLSRNGNDGRTFGGLRGASIVDSLDTLYIMGLGEEYQEAKEWVENNLNLSVGGEASLFEVNIRYVGGLLSAYYLTGEEVFKRKVVELGRNLLPAFNTPTGIPHGVVNLAGRSTGGDLGRSSVLAEFGTLHLEFVHLSELTKDPIYTEKVMNIRKHLNQLDKPHGLYPNALNPVSGNWEQHYVSIGALGDSFYEYLIKSYLMSDRTDEVAKRMYYAALEAIEKNLVQRSPGGLIYVAEWRGGILDHKMGHLACFSGGMIGIGAEHGSPETRQHQLDLAANITHTCHESYRRTPTKLGPEVFRFDDGAEATAPRVNERHYILRPEVVESYMYMWRLTHDPKYREWGWEALEALERHCRLATGFSGIIDVYGHIIQHDNLQQSFFLAETLKYLYLLFSDDDLLPLKDWVFNTEAHPLPVIPRNCSQKTEDTDRWPA; encoded by the exons ATGATTTTCAAAACGCTCGCAGGTAAAACTTCAGTCGTGGGGCTTCGTTTACCGCAGACATTTATATTCTTACTCGTTCTCGGAAGTCTGGGGTTTGGAGCTTTGTTCTTTTTGCCTGAAACATCTCGTTTGAAACGTATTTTTCAACATAATTCGGACAGCTCGGCAGTTATCACCGACTCTGTGAATGGACAACGTGCACAGCCCATCTCACCCATTGGATATGGGCTCATTAGAGCCCCTCCGTTGGATATTGGAGTGCTACGTTCAAAATCACAACTTTCATCTTCAAATGGAAAACAGAGAAATAATAACAAGGGAAGGAGTCAAGGAACAGTTTCAATGGAACATATGTCTGAAGGTGACGCTGCCGACAACAAGGTGCATACAAGGGGCGTGGTCGTATCGAGTCGCGCGCGCTCACCTGTGAGGGTGAAGTTGAGGAATTGTATGCTGAAACCGCCATATGGCGCAAATTATGGCAAACCTAGTGATCCTGAATCTCTGCAGCGTCGGGAGAAAGTAAAAGAG ATGATGAAGTTTGCTTGGGACAACTATAAGCGCTACGCATGGGGGGAGAATGAGCTGCGACCTCTCTCCAGGAATGGCAATGATGGCAGGACATTTG GTGGTTTAAGAGGTGCCTCTATCGTGGACTCTCTGGATACCCTCTACATTATGGGGCTTGGTGAAGAGTACCAGGAGGCCAAGGAGTGGGTGGAGAACAACCTGAACCTCAGTGTA ggTGGAGAGGCATCTCTGTTTGAAGTGAATATCCGCTACGTGGGTGGCCTGCTGTCTGCCTACTACCtaacaggagaggag gtgtTTAAAAGGAAAGTGGTGGAGCTGGGGAGAAATCTGTTACCTGCCTTCAACACTCCCACAGGCATCCCACATGGAGTTGTCAACCTGGCCGG GAGGTCAACCGGAGGGGATTTAGGGAGGAGCAGTGTTCTAGCAGAGTTTGGAACCCTGCATCTGGAGTTTGTTCACCTGTCAGAACTTACCAAGGATCCCATTTATACAGAGAAA GTGATGAATATTAGGAAACATCTGAACCAGCTGGACAAGCCACATGGCCTCTACCCAAATGCTCTCAACCCAGTCAGTGGGAATTGGGAACAGC ATTATGTCTCCATTGGGGCCCTTGGTGACAGCTTCTACGAGTATCTAATAAAATCCTACCTGATGTCAGACAGGACGGATGAAGTTGCTAAAAGGATGTACTATGCTGCTCTGGAG GCAATAGAGAAGAACCTAGTACAGAGGTCTCCTGGGGGGCTGATCTACGTGGCTGAGTGGAGAGGGGGTATACTAGACCACAAAATGGGTCACCTGGCCTGCTTCTCTGGAGGGATGATCGGGATCGGGGCTGAACACGGCAGTCCAGAGACCAGGCAGCACCAACTGGACCTGGCTGCTAATATCACCCATACCTGCCACGAGTCCTACAGACGTACAC CCACTAAACTGGGCCCAGAGGTGTTCCGGTTTGATGATGGAGCGGAGGCCACAGCTCCCAGAGTAAACGAAAGGCATTACATCCTGAGGCCAGAGGTCGTGGAGAGCTACATGTACATGTGGAGACTGACCCATGACCCCAAGTACAGAGAGTGGGGCTGGGAGGCTCTGGAG GCTCTGGAGCGACACTGTCGACTTGCCACAGGGTTCTCTGGTATCATTGATGTCTACGGCCATATAATCCAACACGACAACCTGCAGCAGAGTTTCTTTCTGGCAGAAACACTCAA GTATCTATACCTGCTGTTCTCTGATGACGATCTCCTGCCTCTGAAGGACTGGGTGTTTAACACAGAAGCACACCCTCTACCTGTCATCCCCAGGAACTGCTCTCAGAAGACAGAGGACACAGACCGTTGGCCTGCTTGA
- the LOC121571857 gene encoding fatty acid-binding protein, liver: MAFNGKWKIHSQNNHEEFLKAMAVPEMLVKMIKGVKPTTIIEQKGDNFTIRVETPLRTVTNSFTIGNEAEITAMDGRKFKCTARLEDGKLICDTEKFSHVREIQGEDMVETITAASTTLTRISKRV, translated from the exons ATGGCATTCAATGGAAAATGGAAAATCCACAGTCAGAATAACCATGAAGAGTTTCTTAAAGCAATGG CTGTCCCTGAGATGTTGGTCAAAATGATCAAGGGTGTCAAGCCAACGACAATAATTGAGCAGAAGGGTGACAACTTCACCATCAGAGTTGAGACTCCTCTCCGTACTGTCACCAACTCATTCACTATAGGGAATGAGGCAGAAATCACTGCCATGGATGGGAGAAAGTTTAAG TGTACTGCCAGACTGGAGGatgggaagctcatctgcgaTACAGAAAAGTTCTCCCACGTCCGAGAAATCCAAGGGGAGGACATGGTTGAG ACTATCACTGCGGCCTCTACAACCCTAACCAGGATAAGCAAGAGAGTCTGA